ATATACGGAACGAGGGCGACCCGTGTAAATACATCGGTTTCTGACTCGTGCAAAGGCACTATTTCTTGGCAACTTGGACAACAACTAACGATGTTTGTCCCGCATATCACTAGGAAGATCGGGATCTTTACAAAGGGCTTTATAAAGCTTTCGTCTCAATTCATATTTAGCCTAGCCGCGAGCAATCTGCGTTTGTGATCTCGTATATTTCGCTTCTCCGACATCTTACTGAGTTTCCCCCTCATCTTTTTGCAAAAAGCCGCTCCACGGTGGTAAAGTCTCATCTTGTGTGTTGGCCGAAGTTACAATAGTAACATTGAACCCTCGAATATGTTCGAAGATCTCGAAATGATCTTCCAGTTCGGGGGAGAATTCGCAAAATTCCGTTTCCATCGAGAATTGAATTGACCTTTCCCTTATTTCGAGCGGAGAATCTAACAGAGACATTACTGTGGATATTCTGACCAAAAAATGTGACATTCCATGCCCTCGGAGAGTGCTTTGTCGTGCTAGGTCACTGACATATCCTTTTTTGTCTTTATTTGACCCCAAGAATGGATTGGATCGAAACGACTTTCCTGTTGAAGCCCTTTGTGTCTGTATTAATTTCTGACCGCACGGAATCTCCATAGCCAATTTTCCATTTTTGATAGAAGGTGCTGTCTTTGGTACTACTATTATTTTACACGATCCAGGAACTTCCATAACGTTGGCGTGATTCGGTTTGAGCAACGGATCCTGACGTGATACATCCTCGTAATGAAAATAGAGTGGAAACATGAGTTGATCCATAATGAGTATTAGATTGAAGTTCTCTTAAAGAAGACCGCCAACTCCTATCCCGAAGATACAAAGCGCCCGGTCCTCTTCTCTTGTGTCGAAGTGCAGTGTAGTGTGGTGAGGTTTTGCCTCACAGAAAGAGTGGGAAATTGGGATCAAAAAAGGCAGAATTTACGCAATTTCTTTTCTGACGAAAGAGATCATAGTCCTTTATGGCGCTTTCAACCCGCCGAAATGGAAGGCTTTGCACTTGTGGAACGTAAATTCAAGGGATACTCATCGAGTGGACCCAAATAGAAAGCTCCTTCTTTGCTTTTCTTCTCTGGAGTCAATTCGATGAACACAAGCCGAATCGTCCTTAACGGTGACCGATAGCGAAGTAGTACCAATTGCCGTGTGCTCTAAAGCTAGTCAGGAGCTTTTACTCTTGATACGAGTCGAGTCGTCTCAACTGTTGAGTTCTCGTAACTAGCCAAAAAGGGCACTACTACTTACGTCATTTCTTGTGGGAAGAGGCGAACGAAAGGGAAGGCATCCGAAGCGGCCTTTTCTTCTTATCTTGAGGTTGGGTGCACCGATTCTCCCACAGGCTATCTATTCGGGTCGATTGGCGTGTCTTCCCTTTTTCTATCTCTTCGGTCCCTGCTTGCGGGTGCCTTATCTATCAGTTAACTAGAGCGCCTCTTGCCTTATTCTATCTCTTGATGTTCGATTCCTCAGTCGTAGGGGGGTTGGGATGATAGAGTCCTGGACGTTGTTGGAAAAGATTCTGATCCATTGGCAAGGGAAGGAGCGTAAGGGCGATAAGGCGAAAGACAGGGGTAGGACCCCGAGTTTGGATGTGAAAGGTAGTTCTTTCGGCCGCGGCTCGAAGATGGATTACGCGGAAAGGATGGATAGGATGAGTGAAATGGTGGACAGGTAGTGCCTGAAAAGCAGAAACAGATATTTCTGAATCCCAAGGGCGAGTTCCCCGGGAGAACCCAACAGTTGATGAAAGATTTGAAAGCGCACAAGAAGGATTCATTCCCACCTCGGGCTGCTGCCACGATTCACTTCAACGTGAAGAAGGGGCCGTGAGCGCAAGGCATTTTGATGTCCAGTTTTCGAAACGGAGAGAGGGGTTGGCCGGTATGGCTCTATGTCACATTTTCTACGCGTAAGTATATTAAATCAGAAAAGAAATCCAATACAAATACTGAATCAAGAAGCAGCCTACCAAGCAGCTAATGAACTCCTTCGTATCAAAGCAAAATAGGCCTTCCCCACAGGGACTCAGTCTTGCTTCCATCGCCTTAGCCTTTGCTATGCCTCGTCTTTCCTT
This DNA window, taken from Capsicum annuum cultivar Jeju mitochondrion, complete genome, encodes the following:
- the rpl5 gene encoding ribosomal protein L5, giving the protein MFPLYFHYEDVSRQDPLLKPNHANVMEVPGSCKIIVVPKTAPSIKNGKLAMEIPCGQKLIQTQRASTGKSFRSNPFLGSNKDKKGYVSDLARQSTLRGHGMSHFLVRISTVMSLLDSPLEIRERSIQFSMETEFCEFSPELEDHFEIFEHIRGFNVTIVTSANTQDETLPPWSGFLQKDEGETQ
- the orf110b gene encoding hypothetical protein, with amino-acid sequence MNPSCALSNLSSTVGFSRGTRPWDSEISVSAFQALPVHHFTHPIHPFRVIHLRAAAERTTFHIQTRGPTPVFRLIALTLLPLPMDQNLFQQRPGLYHPNPPTTEESNIKR